A region of Neovison vison isolate M4711 chromosome 7, ASM_NN_V1, whole genome shotgun sequence DNA encodes the following proteins:
- the LOC122913423 gene encoding lysine-rich arabinogalactan protein 19-like has protein sequence MPPAASSLWRSHLRRPQAAACSLQPPAALPSAAPSCRDTSGPAVSGPDAYSPWMPAVQQSAVLTPVAPGRQRSSASGGPELVPAASSLRRPPATACSFKRPPEAPPPAVPPPASPSRHLQSPAACSFQHPAVPPPVALSHRPQPPASSASSLQPLAVPPPEAPSHHLKPAASGGPAFSSPKLPRHQRSSGRRSLHLQPLDASGPLVSGPNAYSP, from the exons atgccgcctgcagcctccagcctctggcggtcCCACCTCCggcggccccaagccgccgcctgcagcctgcagcctccggcggccttGCCTTCAGCAGCCCCAAGCTGCCGAGACACCAGTGGTCCAGCCGTCAGTGGTCCAGACGCCTacagcccctggatgccagcCGTCCAGCAGtcggcggtcctgacacctgtagcccctggacgccagcggTCCAGTG CCTCTGGTGGCCCCGAGCTGGTGccagcagcttccagcctccggcggcccccaGCCACGGCCTGCAGCTTCAAGCGGCCGCCTGAGGCCCCGCCTCCGGCGGTCCCGCCTCCCGCGTCCCCGAGCCGCCACCTGCAGTCTCCAGCCGCCTGCAGTTTCCAGCATCCAGCGGTCCCGCCTCCGGTGGCCCTGAGCCACCgcccgcagcctccagcctccagcg cttccagcctccagcctctggcagtCCCGCCTCCAGAGGCCCCGAGCCACCACCTGAAGCCTGCAGCCTCCGggggccctgccttcagcagccccaAGCTgccgagacaccagcggtccagcggtcggCGGTCCTtacacctgcagcccctggacgccagcggTCCATTGGTCAGCGGTCCCAATGCCtacagcccctag